A genomic stretch from Patescibacteria group bacterium includes:
- a CDS encoding AI-2E family transporter produces the protein MPPRMSDAPHQITVSTSTFVKAVLVVLALGFIWFIRDVLAILCVAVLLAALIEPFADWCSRHHVPRGLGVIAIYLVFGGVLSMAAVLLIPVVIAQSTTLINNLTEASSGLTSSFAELKALSTHYGLTDNLRSGLESVQQAVAGSVAGIFSTLRGVIGGVAALFLVLVLASYMVIEEDVAKRYFKDLAPVEYQPYLTALFTKMQHRIGSWLRGQLLLGLIVGTAIFIGLSVIGVENALLLGLIAALFEMVPYVGPVLSLAPAALVGFAHDPVQGLMVVALYLVVQQVENNILVPKVMQKATGLNPVFSIVALLIGMKLGGFVGALLSIPVATMASVVLEDLFAQRA, from the coding sequence ATGCCTCCACGCATGAGCGATGCTCCGCACCAGATCACCGTTTCAACCTCCACGTTCGTCAAGGCCGTGCTCGTGGTGCTCGCGCTCGGATTCATCTGGTTCATCCGCGACGTGCTGGCGATCCTGTGCGTGGCCGTCCTGCTCGCGGCCCTCATCGAGCCGTTCGCGGACTGGTGCTCCAGGCATCACGTCCCGCGCGGCCTTGGCGTGATCGCCATCTACCTCGTGTTCGGCGGGGTGCTTTCCATGGCCGCGGTGCTGCTCATCCCCGTGGTCATCGCCCAGTCGACGACCCTCATCAACAACCTCACCGAGGCCTCTTCCGGCCTCACCTCCTCGTTTGCCGAGCTGAAGGCGCTTTCCACCCACTACGGTCTCACCGACAACCTCCGCTCCGGCCTGGAATCGGTGCAGCAGGCGGTGGCCGGGAGCGTGGCGGGGATCTTCTCCACCTTGCGCGGGGTGATCGGCGGGGTCGCGGCGCTGTTCCTCGTGCTCGTCCTCGCGTCCTACATGGTCATCGAGGAGGACGTGGCCAAGCGCTACTTCAAGGACCTGGCCCCGGTGGAATACCAGCCCTACCTTACGGCGCTGTTCACCAAGATGCAGCACCGCATCGGCTCATGGCTGCGCGGACAGCTCCTGCTCGGCCTCATCGTCGGGACGGCCATCTTCATCGGCCTGTCCGTGATCGGCGTGGAAAACGCGCTCCTGCTCGGCCTGATCGCCGCCCTGTTCGAGATGGTGCCGTATGTGGGGCCCGTACTCTCGCTCGCGCCGGCGGCGCTCGTCGGGTTCGCGCATGACCCCGTGCAGGGCCTCATGGTGGTGGCGCTCTACCTCGTCGTCCAGCAGGTGGAAAACAACATCCTGGTGCCCAAGGTGATGCAGAAGGCTACCGGGCTCAATCCGGTGTTCAGCATCGTCGCGCTGCTCATCGGCATGAAGCTCGGCGGGTTCGTGGGCGCGCTCCTGTCCATTCCCGTGGCCACCATGGCGAGCGTGGTGCTCGAGGACCTGTTCGCGCAACGCGCCTGA
- the smpB gene encoding SsrA-binding protein SmpB, producing the protein MPTLAFNKRAGFDYDLLETLEGGLKLTGAEVKSVRAGHVQFKGAFLHVFRGELWLKNLFISPYAPAADKETHDPGRDRKVLVKKRELARLAAKTHADGLTLVPISLYTRGSFLKLGFALARGKKRFEKRDAIKKREVNRELRERMKE; encoded by the coding sequence ATGCCCACGCTCGCCTTCAACAAACGGGCCGGATTCGACTACGACCTCCTTGAGACTTTGGAGGGCGGGTTGAAGCTCACGGGCGCCGAAGTGAAGTCGGTGCGCGCGGGCCATGTGCAGTTCAAAGGGGCCTTCCTCCACGTGTTCCGTGGGGAGCTGTGGCTCAAGAACCTGTTCATCTCTCCCTATGCGCCGGCCGCCGACAAGGAGACGCATGATCCCGGGCGCGACCGCAAGGTACTGGTCAAGAAACGCGAGCTCGCACGACTCGCGGCAAAGACGCATGCGGACGGGTTGACGTTGGTGCCGATTTCGCTCTATACTCGCGGGTCCTTCCTCAAGCTCGGGTTTGCCCTCGCACGCGGCAAGAAGCGTTTCGAGAAGCGCGACGCGATCAAGAAGCGGGAGGTGAACCGCGAGCTGCGGGAGAGGATGAAGGAATGA
- a CDS encoding translation initiation factor IF-3, which produces MRIHRHRQRKPKFEVPVYRANEAILAPEVRVVDENDRPVGVLTTAAAIALARSKELDLVEVSPKAEPPVCRILDYGQFKYQKEKEARKQKAQSKEVEVKGVRLSLRIGEHDLETRHQQAKSFLEDGDKVKIEIILRGREKGHQEFAREVVKKFMEILKTDFPIRVEQEITYLQGRLTAIVGRV; this is translated from the coding sequence ATGCGCATCCACAGGCATCGCCAGCGAAAACCGAAGTTCGAGGTCCCGGTGTACCGGGCGAACGAAGCCATCCTGGCTCCGGAGGTTCGCGTGGTGGACGAGAACGACCGGCCCGTGGGCGTCCTCACCACCGCGGCGGCGATCGCGCTCGCCCGCTCGAAGGAGCTCGACCTCGTGGAGGTGTCCCCCAAGGCCGAGCCGCCGGTGTGCCGCATCCTGGATTACGGGCAATTCAAATACCAAAAGGAAAAAGAGGCTCGCAAGCAGAAGGCGCAGTCGAAGGAAGTGGAGGTGAAAGGCGTACGTCTCTCCCTGCGCATCGGCGAGCATGACCTCGAGACGCGCCATCAGCAGGCCAAGTCGTTCCTCGAGGACGGCGACAAGGTGAAGATCGAGATCATCCTGCGCGGGCGCGAAAAGGGCCACCAGGAGTTTGCCCGCGAGGTGGTGAAGAAGTTCATGGAAATCCTCAAGACCGACTTTCCCATCCGCGTGGAACAGGAGATCACCTACCTGCAAGGACGCCTCACGGCCATCGTGGGCCGCGTCTGA
- a CDS encoding 50S ribosomal protein L35 → MKLKTHKSLSKRVWRTKTGKVMKRFCGQGHFNSRDTGKMTRKKRRDTELSGVNHKAIDALLPYSK, encoded by the coding sequence ATGAAGCTCAAGACCCACAAGTCCCTGTCCAAGCGCGTCTGGCGCACCAAGACCGGCAAGGTGATGAAGCGCTTTTGCGGCCAGGGCCATTTCAACAGCCGCGACACCGGCAAGATGACCCGCAAGAAGCGTCGCGACACGGAACTTTCCGGCGTCAACCACAAGGCGATCGACGCGCTGCTCCCGTACTCCAAGTAA
- a CDS encoding 50S ribosomal protein L20, giving the protein MPRVKRGTHHVKRRRNILKKTKGMKWGRKSKLKLAITAELKAGKYAYRDRRTKKRDFRRLWTVRLNAALRPHGVSYSRFIDDLKKADVELDRKVLSSLAKDHPAVFEAILKTVHA; this is encoded by the coding sequence ATGCCTCGCGTCAAACGCGGAACGCACCACGTAAAGCGCCGCCGCAACATCCTCAAGAAGACCAAGGGGATGAAGTGGGGGCGCAAGAGCAAGCTCAAGCTGGCCATCACGGCCGAGCTTAAGGCCGGCAAGTACGCCTACCGCGACCGCCGCACCAAGAAGCGCGACTTCCGCCGCCTGTGGACCGTGCGCCTGAACGCGGCCCTTCGCCCGCACGGGGTTTCCTACAGCCGCTTCATCGACGATCTCAAGAAAGCCGACGTGGAGCTCGACCGCAAGGTGCTCTCGAGCCTCGCCAAGGACCATCCGGCCGTGTTCGAAGCGATCCTGAAGACCGTCCACGCCTAA